In Paramormyrops kingsleyae isolate MSU_618 chromosome 18, PKINGS_0.4, whole genome shotgun sequence, the DNA window ACACAGCTCTGAAACTGCTTAAATGCTtaggcagaggtggacatttctggtccagaaaatacaaatccagaccaagatttcgctttgactttctggacctgaaacgTCAACCTCTGCGCAGACGATCACACACCTTACCACTCCCGTCATACACGGATCTTTAAAATACTCGGTACTGTTTTCCCCAGTCATCTTGCATGTTTATTGCATATTCTTATGCTTTGACATATTTGAAAACACCAACAAATACTTATATTTACAGTATTCCAAGGATATTGCAGCAGAGGGAATGAAGGAGAGGAGTGGAAATTTTCATGCACCAAATGGGGAGAGTTGAGGAAAGACTTCTGCTCatgtttcataataaaagtCCTCTTCAAACCACCTAGCCATCCTTTTATATTGTACACAATGTACAGACTTGCTGTGAACCACCAACTCACAGTGTATGGAGCCACCTAGTGTCCTTTCTTGTAACGTGCAGGTTTTAAAATGCAGCATTAGGCTTTATTTTCTTGCATCTGCCAGAAGTAGGAAGGTGAATATCACTGCCTGTTTCCCTGTAGCCGCAGAACTATGATTGGGTAGTAAGTGGTGTTGTGGCCTGAACTGATCAGATTGGGATAGAGGGTCTGAGTAGCTTCCAGCTTTACTAATGCAGGCCCTGAAAGAAGGAGTCTACAGGAGCTCAGCTGTGGGAAGAGCATCCATTTTACCATTGGTCAGTTAAAAGGAATTAGCTACAGACCACCACATGTTTTACTTCACTGACAAACCATGTGTGTCACCACTGTGCATTTATCTAAGAAAGTACTTCATCTGTCCAAAGCTATTTGGCCTAACAAGGATGCTGAGcttaaaaaactgaaaaataaaacaaaatacgagaTTAGTGAGATGGGATTGGTCCGCTTTGTTTTGTTAATATTGGTCTTTAGTCTGGTCTCAGTCCATTTCAGGGCCTACAGAAAAGGTAGGCCTTATATTTACAGTGAAACACTGAGACTGACGAGGGAAACTAGTCCAGTGAAACTCGATAAgttgctgttattattattcctgATGTACATCAGCAAAGGAACCCAAATTTACAGTGAAACACTGAGACTGACGAGGGAAACTGCTCCAGTGAAACTCGACAAgctgctgttattattattcatgATGTACATCAGAAAAGGAACCCAAATCTCATACCTTCCTGTCCAGCAGGTAATTTGCCAGTGTATGTAGGGAAAGATGGTAatatgaattatttttacacTCACAGGCATCTATCCATCATCGTTCTTATTGTCGCTCATGTGGTGCTGCCCTTATCTAACAGCTTCAAATGCGAAAGCATAAGAAACGCTGTGAGTTTTATATGAACTAAGTGGGAATGGAAACACTGCAGCTGTTTGTCTCAGCCAGCCGAAAATGTGCTCACAGAGTTGTCTCTCATAAATTGTCTGCGAACTGAATTTCATACTAGCAGAATCACGGGTTAAATGACTAGATAAAGATCACACAATGTTTCCCTTTTATCTTAACATTAACACCTCCCCCATAACACATTCATAGGAATTTCATCTTGCTATCgtaatataatattattattagcgCTGCATTTAGAGTAATGAAGAGAGATTATGTCACACCACTTCCCTGTTTCAGTTTCTGAGAGAGCAAGTCAGCTGAAAAGGAAAAACTACAAATACATAAATGGCAGTGAGTCAAGCCACAGCAAGAgattagttttatttttgatATGTTGCCAGcttttgaaaataataataatttatactaGTCTTGTGATAGCAGTTAGGAATTATAGAAGTATTTCATTGATCAGACTGACTGTGAGTAGTTGATGCCaagtcctgggttgttccctgccttgggccCATAGTTTCTGGGATAGATtcagctcccccctccccctcccagctcTAAACAGGGTAATCAGctaaagaaaatggatggaggaaTGCTGAATCGTGTTTACTGGGTGGTAGGCCTACATCAACACTTCTTGTGGGTAAGCATATTTTCAGCCTGCAGTACCACAATGTTACTGCGAGTGTCGCTGCTGAGCACAAGAGGTTATCTGAGGATGGAGGTGAAGAGAGAAGAGAGTCTCCACTGATTCAGTGAAGCTGTGGTAGAGCTTATACCTGATGTTTTTGTGGTGTTCTGTACTGTGTACCCTGTATCTGCACACAAGCCATTCCTTTAATGTGTTGCTGTATTTGTAGTCTGTATTGGTACATCTGTCATAGCCAGGTTGTAAGGTATAGCGGGATGATGGCATTCTCTGTATGTGTTCAGTAACCACTTGTCCCTTCCTGCTCCTGTATGTGGCATGGAAGGTATGAATTCTCAAAAATCCATTTTCTACAAAAAAAAGCCACTGTCACTACAGATATTCAAGTTCTATCTCTCTTCTATCTCAACCATTATTACACGAGtagccaaaattgtggaaacacctagcatttttggcattacacGCATATTGGTAGTAATGTTTATGTAGAAAACGCTGTTAAGTGAGCggtttgtttaattgtgcagtgttttgagcgggcattatttcggccattggaggcgtcacgcaggaccccacgttgggttttttttctcttctttgcTTTCCTTTAGGCTGGATGCAGAGTTCAACGTAGTTTTGCAaagttttgttgggtttatggTGTAGTTGTGCGTGCTTGCTGAGTTCATTCGTACCGCAACTATGCTTTGTAACCGgagcaaatgtttattgttttatgcgtttgtaatttaaaataaacatatcgcACTGATCGCAGTTCGCGTTTTGCTGTGTTAATGCCGCTCAGTTTAAGAGTATTGTATGTTCATTTGTGTTTTGTAATGCaaatggttaatataatttaatatctataggttatttgtttaatgtttgtaaaactATGTTACCTGTGAGCGGTAGTTAGGCTATATGTTGATTCctatgtttttatttctgtttcagtaaaccacaattgcATAATCCCCCAACAAGTATCCGGACTGCTTTGTGGGTGCTGTGTTAATGCGCTACTATCCAACTATAGAATAACCTGCCATAAGTAGGCAAACAAACCCAGTGTTCTGATCGGACACTCTGTAAAGGTTACCACCGGGAGAGAATCGGCGTCCCCCTTTTTTTGTAAATGACACTCTTTTAcagtttataaacaatcaaataatgttacaaatatcatgcattggatgattaaataagtaactggaacAACAGTTGAATAGAGTTCTGCAATCTCTTAAAATTGGAAGTTTtcccacaattttggccactagcgTAAGCAGTTCTCTCATGCGAGTTCTCGTGCTGAATAATGTGCCCTTACAATGCGCTAAGATGTCAATATAGGCAAAAAAGTCATTAAGTGCCTTCTAAGTCAGCAAACATGATGAAGTGTCCTTGAAATGAAGAGAAAATTTTCCAGTGAGATGCAGTTTCCAGTGAGATGCAGTTTCTTGCACATGTGAGAAAATTGTATGAAATAATGTAACCTCTAGGAAAATGTGCTTCTAGgcttcctgtgtgtgtttttatttagctTTGTAACATTAAACTTAATAAATCTGTCTGTATTAGTACCAATAAATCTTCTACCAGACAAACGTAACATTGATTTAGCCCTAAACAACGTGCTGCAGTTTTTAAAAAGACTCAAAGCGTCGCTGTTCACTACTTGAggaggaccaaattgtttgcTCCACCCAGTGTCGTAATATTCGCAGCAGAAaagtctatgtgtgtttggacCGGAGAATGAGACGAACTAAACTGCTGTTAAGCCTTTAGTAAACCATTTTAAAACAGCTGAGACAATCTGCAACGATTTGGGCTATACGGATTAAAAATCATATGGTTAAAATCAGGAACCTTCATTTCACCATTTCATACTGAAGATGAGACACAAAGGGATCAAGGCAAAAATTGTTCTCTGCCGGTGGGTAATTGTCATTTTCATGTTTCATACCAGTCACGGAGATATAAGCTATTCCATATCGGAGGAAACGAAACGTGGATCTGTCATTGGAAATATAGCCAAGGATCTTGGGCTCGATGTTAAAAGACTATCCGATCGAAAAGCTCGTTTAGATGCCGACAGGACCAGCAGAAGCTTTTCTGACATAAATCTGAGCACCGGCGATTTGATTGTGGCGGACAGAATAGACAGAGAGGAGCTTTGTGGGCCGAGAGTTTCATGCACGTTAAAATACGAGCTGATCCTTGAGAATCCACTGGAGCTACATCGTATCGCAGTACAAATTCAGGACGTGAACGACAATTCTCCACGTTTTCATAATGATCGGATTAAACTGGAAATACAAGAAATGGCAGACAAAGATTCTCGGTTTCTTTTACCtcaggcttttgaccttgataTCAAACAGAACTCCGTTCAGCAGTATTTGTTAGAAAATAATGATCATTagagagagatagaataccgcttctttcaaaaagatttatgacccaaaggtcataaaggtcacgggtcaaaagttcactggatgggcggttctggggcgtgacgtcacctggctgtgacgttgggataggggtttatttgtatatagtttatttatttattataattattataatttaattatttattataatttaattatttattataatgtaattattattattttaatttgagtagagtgcttatgagtgtgttgttttgtctgcatccaccgggtgccgagcaggggactgagcaggggggggtTGTTGCGTTAAGGTctcaaacactgggtctgagtgggggtgggttacctgatggagtgtgagcgtacgctgtaccaccgtggtaaggtccgtggctttggagaatctgtagaaaagggctctgagagagcgatgctgtgtctggtgcggtaccgtggtaaggtcccgtggctttggataatccgcaaaggactcggagagagcgatgccggagagctgagagttgtgctgcgcgagactgaaagaaatcctgtgagaatgaccaagttggagctaagaatgagaggaggagctgggtctgacgtccagtaaaaaacgcttagcagtagtttgaccatctgtgtgtgtgtgtgtgtgtgtgtgtgaaagccgacacccccctgcagcagtagcagtttggccttgtgtttttcctcatgcaacctatgtacatcccgataggtcaaatcccggtcaaactgtaatttggggcacagatcaagtttgacactttgtatttcagtaaattttgttaaagttttgtcttttccccccgactccccgccacacatcaagtttgacattttgtatttcagtaaattttgtcttttccccccgactccccccataccgtctacgcagttaaaacgtacatcgaaatagacaacagataaaacttga includes these proteins:
- the LOC111834673 gene encoding protocadherin gamma-C3-like produces the protein MRHKGIKAKIVLCRWVIVIFMFHTSHGDISYSISEETKRGSVIGNIAKDLGLDVKRLSDRKARLDADRTSRSFSDINLSTGDLIVADRIDREELCGPRVSCTLKYELILENPLELHRIAVQIQDVNDNSPRFHNDRIKLEIQEMADKDSRFLLPQAFDLDIKQNSVQQYLLENNDH